One window from the genome of Rhodopseudomonas sp. P2A-2r encodes:
- a CDS encoding FAD-dependent oxidoreductase — MLGKAARSIGLHPANACSIYATSQGVRRAPNPLHLQLLHAGTPAMSGLLIIGASYAGVQAAISAREAGYQAPIRIVADEADLPYQRPPLSKGFLSGSVAHSNLILRGADFCRPAHRYDARPPRHTDRSRRPLRRAARRRAPHL, encoded by the coding sequence ATGCTGGGCAAGGCTGCCCGCAGCATTGGCTTGCACCCGGCGAACGCTTGTTCGATATACGCCACATCGCAAGGAGTCCGCCGTGCCCCGAACCCTCTCCATCTCCAGCTTCTGCACGCCGGGACACCCGCTATGAGCGGCCTGCTGATCATTGGCGCATCCTATGCCGGCGTCCAGGCGGCCATCAGCGCGCGCGAAGCCGGCTACCAGGCGCCGATCCGCATCGTCGCCGACGAGGCCGACCTGCCCTATCAGCGGCCGCCGCTGTCCAAGGGCTTTCTGTCCGGCAGCGTGGCGCACAGCAACCTGATCCTGCGCGGCGCCGATTTTTGCCGCCCAGCGCATCGATATGACGCTCGGCCACCGCGCCATACGGATCGATCGCGACGCCCGCTGCGTCGAGCTGCAAGGCGGCGAGCGCCTCACCTATGA
- a CDS encoding IclR family transcriptional regulator C-terminal domain-containing protein: protein MPKLKRDPDDARGTDFIESLDRGLRVFELFGAHPRPMTLSDLAKAADLPRATARRILFTLERAGYVASDGKLFTLTPRVLSLASSYLTSNQVVTILQPVLDRVSSAAQEISSLAILDGNEVIFVARSSPARVFSAGIDLGYRLPAFCSSVGRVLLGQLSNSALAETIDAMELAPLTPHTVTDKDLLKATIITDREKGYSLVDREAEPGFRSIAVPVLRYDGTIAAAINMGAHVDRVSTGEMIDRFLPLLREGAESVKSMLL from the coding sequence ATGCCGAAACTGAAACGCGATCCCGACGATGCGCGCGGCACCGACTTCATCGAAAGCCTCGACCGCGGCCTGCGGGTGTTCGAGCTGTTCGGCGCCCACCCGCGCCCGATGACGCTGAGCGATCTCGCCAAGGCTGCCGACCTGCCGCGTGCCACTGCGCGGCGCATCCTGTTCACGCTGGAACGCGCGGGCTATGTCGCCAGCGACGGCAAGCTGTTCACGCTGACGCCGCGCGTGCTGTCGTTGGCGTCCTCCTATCTCACCTCCAACCAGGTGGTGACGATCCTGCAGCCGGTGCTCGACCGGGTGTCGAGCGCCGCGCAGGAAATCTCCTCGCTGGCGATTCTCGACGGCAACGAGGTGATCTTCGTGGCGCGCAGCAGCCCGGCGCGGGTGTTCTCCGCCGGCATCGATCTCGGCTACCGGCTGCCTGCCTTCTGCAGCTCGGTCGGGCGCGTCCTGCTCGGCCAACTCTCCAACAGCGCGCTGGCCGAAACCATCGACGCGATGGAGCTGGCGCCGCTGACGCCGCACACCGTCACCGACAAGGACCTGCTGAAGGCCACCATCATCACCGACCGCGAAAAGGGCTATTCGCTGGTCGACCGCGAGGCCGAGCCGGGCTTCCGCTCGATCGCCGTGCCGGTGCTGCGCTATGACGGCACCATCGCCGCGGCCATCAACATGGGCGCCCATGTCGACCGCGTCTCCACCGGCGAAATGATCGACCGCTTCCTGCCGCTGCTGCGCGAGGGCGCGGAGTCGGTGAAGTCGATGCTGCTGTAG
- a CDS encoding aromatic ring-hydroxylating dioxygenase subunit alpha: protein MMSQEQNDLITRVGPKAPAGKLMRNYWQPAALVDELDGPRPIKPVRLLGEDFVIFRDEAGRYGLLDRDCPHRGADLAFGRLEGGGVRCAFHGWLFDVNGKCLETPAEPATSKLCAGIKQRAYPVMEKGGILWAYLGEGEPPAFPELDCFAAPGAYTFAFKGLFECNWLQALEVGIDPAHASFLHRFFEDEDTSAAYGKQFRGASAGSELPMTKILREYDRPIINVESTEYGLRLIALRQLDDERTHVRVTNQVFPHGFVIPMSTEMTISQWHVPVDDENCYWYAIFTSYTKPVDKVKMRAQRLELYELPDYKSRKNRSNDYGFDPHEQATETYTGMGADINVHDQWAVESMGKIQDRTREHLGSSDKAIIAYRKLLRAEIEKVAGGQKPMMVLDASNARSIQGPGTMDGIGPTRGWETYWMEVDVARRRGAPWAAPVPNETPATVTRMTAAE from the coding sequence ATGATGAGCCAAGAGCAAAATGATCTGATCACCCGGGTCGGGCCGAAGGCGCCGGCCGGCAAGCTGATGCGCAATTACTGGCAGCCGGCGGCGCTGGTGGATGAACTTGACGGCCCGCGCCCGATCAAGCCGGTCCGGCTGCTCGGCGAGGATTTTGTCATCTTCCGCGATGAAGCGGGGCGCTACGGCCTGCTCGACCGCGACTGCCCGCATCGCGGCGCCGATCTCGCCTTCGGCCGGCTCGAAGGCGGCGGCGTGCGCTGCGCCTTTCACGGCTGGCTGTTCGACGTCAACGGCAAGTGCCTGGAGACGCCGGCCGAACCCGCGACCTCCAAGCTGTGCGCCGGCATCAAGCAGCGCGCTTATCCGGTGATGGAAAAGGGTGGCATCCTCTGGGCCTATCTCGGCGAAGGCGAGCCGCCGGCATTTCCCGAACTCGACTGTTTCGCAGCCCCCGGCGCCTACACTTTTGCCTTCAAGGGCCTGTTCGAATGCAACTGGCTGCAGGCGCTGGAGGTCGGCATCGATCCCGCGCATGCCTCGTTCCTGCATCGCTTCTTCGAGGACGAGGACACGTCGGCGGCCTATGGCAAGCAGTTCCGCGGCGCTTCCGCCGGAAGCGAGCTGCCGATGACCAAGATCCTGCGCGAATACGATCGTCCGATCATCAACGTGGAAAGCACCGAATACGGGTTGCGGCTGATTGCGCTGCGCCAGCTCGACGACGAGCGCACCCATGTGCGCGTCACCAACCAGGTGTTCCCCCACGGTTTTGTCATTCCCATGAGCACCGAGATGACCATTTCGCAGTGGCACGTGCCGGTGGATGACGAGAACTGCTACTGGTATGCGATCTTCACCAGCTACACCAAGCCGGTCGACAAGGTGAAGATGCGCGCGCAGAGGCTCGAGCTCTACGAATTGCCGGATTACAAGTCGCGAAAAAACCGCAGCAACGATTACGGTTTCGATCCGCACGAGCAGGCGACCGAGACCTATACCGGCATGGGCGCCGACATCAACGTCCACGACCAGTGGGCGGTGGAATCCATGGGCAAGATCCAGGACCGCACCCGCGAGCATCTCGGCAGTTCCGACAAGGCGATCATCGCCTACAGAAAACTGCTGCGCGCCGAGATCGAGAAGGTCGCCGGCGGCCAGAAGCCGATGATGGTCCTCGACGCCAGCAATGCGCGCAGCATCCAGGGGCCGGGCACCATGGACGGCATCGGCCCGACCAGGGGCTGGGAAACCTACTGGATGGAAGTTGACGTCGCCCGCCGCCGCGGCGCACCTTGGGCCGCACCGGTGCCGAACGAGACGCCGGCCACCGTGACCCGCATGACGGCGGCGGAGTAA
- a CDS encoding NAD(P)/FAD-dependent oxidoreductase, protein MTLGHRAIRIDRDARCVELQGGERLTYDTLLIATGSRARKLAIPGHDRDGISYLRTLDDAVDLKRRLDAARSVVIVGGGFIGLEVAATAAKAGKTVTLIEAASRLLERAVSPLISNYLRDLHQGHGVDIRFNETAVRIDDGPDSAHDVVCGDGSSVHGNLIVAGIGGIANDELASQAGIHCSNGIDVDDCGRTDVPGIYAAGDCSNHYNRLVGRRVRLESVQNATDQGKAVGAAIAGKSEPYDSVPRFWSDQYDAKLQIVGLSAPSDVAVIRGAIEQGKFSVFYYRGTTLTAVDSINRPGDQMIARRLIAASQSPTPEQAADLAFDLKKLEAVG, encoded by the coding sequence ATGACGCTCGGCCACCGCGCCATACGGATCGATCGCGACGCCCGCTGCGTCGAGCTGCAAGGCGGCGAGCGCCTCACCTATGACACGCTGCTGATCGCCACCGGCTCCCGCGCGCGCAAACTTGCCATTCCCGGCCATGACCGCGACGGCATTTCCTATCTGCGCACCCTCGACGACGCGGTCGACCTGAAGCGGCGCCTCGACGCGGCCCGCTCGGTGGTGATCGTCGGCGGCGGCTTCATCGGACTCGAAGTGGCGGCCACCGCCGCCAAGGCCGGCAAGACGGTGACGCTGATCGAGGCGGCCTCGCGCTTGCTGGAGCGCGCGGTATCGCCGCTGATCTCCAACTACCTGCGCGACCTGCATCAGGGTCACGGCGTCGATATCCGCTTCAACGAGACCGCGGTGCGCATCGACGACGGCCCGGACAGCGCCCATGACGTGGTGTGCGGCGATGGCAGCAGCGTGCATGGCAATCTCATCGTCGCCGGCATCGGCGGCATCGCCAACGACGAACTGGCCTCGCAAGCGGGCATCCATTGCAGCAACGGCATCGACGTCGACGACTGCGGCCGCACCGATGTGCCAGGGATCTATGCGGCCGGCGATTGCAGCAACCACTACAACCGGCTTGTCGGCCGGCGGGTGCGGCTGGAATCCGTGCAGAACGCCACCGACCAGGGCAAGGCTGTCGGCGCCGCCATTGCCGGCAAGTCCGAGCCCTATGACAGCGTGCCGCGATTCTGGTCCGACCAGTACGACGCCAAGCTGCAGATCGTCGGCCTGTCGGCACCCAGCGATGTTGCGGTGATCCGCGGCGCCATCGAGCAAGGCAAGTTCTCGGTGTTCTACTATCGCGGCACCACCCTGACCGCGGTGGACAGCATCAACCGGCCGGGCGACCAGATGATCGCGCGCCGGCTGATTGCCGCATCGCAGTCGCCGACCCCGGAACAGGCTGCCGACCTCGCCTTCGACCTGAAGAAACTGGAAGCCGTCGGTTGA
- a CDS encoding HU family DNA-binding protein, whose translation MADQMTKSQLIEKINESHTELTKKDVKGVLETLATIGYKELKKNGVFLVPGFAKFVVIKKPATKARKGTNPFTGEPMTFKAKPARKIVRARPVKAAKDAV comes from the coding sequence ATGGCCGACCAAATGACCAAGTCCCAGCTGATCGAGAAGATCAACGAGTCCCACACCGAGCTGACCAAGAAGGACGTCAAGGGCGTTCTCGAGACGCTCGCCACCATCGGCTACAAGGAACTGAAGAAGAACGGCGTTTTCCTCGTTCCCGGTTTCGCGAAATTCGTGGTCATCAAGAAGCCCGCCACCAAGGCGCGCAAGGGCACCAATCCCTTCACTGGCGAACCGATGACCTTCAAGGCCAAGCCGGCCCGCAAGATCGTGCGCGCCCGTCCGGTCAAGGCCGCCAAGGACGCGGTCTGA
- a CDS encoding sarcosine oxidase subunit beta family protein: MRYSLTSLIKQTLSGHSGWTPQWRDAAPKPEYDIVIVGGGGHGLATAYYLAKEYGLKNIAVLEKSWIGSGNVGRNTTIIRSNYLLSGNIPLYELSLKLWEGLEQDFNYNAMVSQRGVLNLFHSDGQRDAYARRGNMMILNGADAELLDRDGVRKLYPFLNFDAARFPIQGGLLQKRGGTVRHDAVAWGYARGASDRGVDVIQNCEVTGFDIEGGRVTGVTTTRGKIRAKKVGVAVAGSSSRVAAMAGMRLPIESHVLQAFVSEGLKPVIPGVITFGAGHFYISQSDKGGLVFGGDIDGYNSYAQRGNLPVAEDVCEGGMALMPAIGRARMLRNWGGLVDMSMDGSPIIDRTHIDGLYLNAGWCYGGFKATPGSGLVFAHLLAKDEPHPAATALRLDRFRSGAILDEKGQGAQPNLH, translated from the coding sequence ATGCGCTATTCGCTGACATCGCTGATCAAGCAGACGCTGTCCGGCCACAGCGGCTGGACCCCGCAATGGCGCGACGCCGCGCCCAAACCCGAATACGACATCGTCATTGTCGGCGGCGGCGGCCATGGCCTCGCCACGGCCTATTATCTGGCGAAGGAATATGGCCTCAAGAACATCGCCGTGCTGGAGAAGAGCTGGATCGGGTCAGGCAATGTCGGCCGCAACACCACCATCATCCGCTCCAACTATCTGCTGTCGGGCAATATCCCGCTCTACGAGCTGTCGCTGAAGCTGTGGGAAGGTCTCGAACAGGATTTCAATTACAACGCCATGGTCAGCCAGCGCGGCGTGCTGAACCTGTTCCATTCCGACGGCCAGCGCGACGCCTATGCGCGACGCGGCAACATGATGATCCTGAACGGCGCCGACGCGGAGCTGCTGGATCGCGACGGCGTGAGGAAGCTGTATCCGTTCCTGAACTTCGATGCCGCGCGGTTTCCGATCCAGGGCGGGTTGCTGCAGAAGCGCGGTGGCACTGTGCGCCATGACGCCGTGGCCTGGGGTTATGCGCGCGGTGCCTCGGACCGCGGCGTCGACGTGATCCAGAACTGCGAGGTCACCGGCTTCGACATCGAGGGCGGCCGGGTGACGGGCGTCACCACGACGCGCGGCAAGATCAGGGCGAAGAAGGTCGGCGTCGCCGTGGCCGGCTCCAGCTCACGGGTGGCCGCCATGGCCGGGATGCGGCTGCCGATCGAGAGTCATGTGCTGCAGGCGTTTGTTTCCGAAGGACTGAAGCCGGTGATTCCCGGCGTCATCACCTTCGGCGCCGGACACTTTTATATCAGCCAGTCCGACAAGGGCGGGCTGGTGTTCGGCGGCGACATCGACGGCTACAACTCCTATGCCCAGCGCGGCAATCTGCCTGTCGCGGAGGACGTCTGCGAGGGTGGCATGGCCTTGATGCCGGCGATCGGCCGCGCGCGGATGCTGCGCAACTGGGGCGGCCTCGTCGACATGTCCATGGATGGCTCGCCGATCATCGACCGCACCCATATCGACGGGCTCTATCTCAATGCCGGCTGGTGCTATGGCGGCTTCAAGGCGACGCCGGGCTCCGGCCTGGTGTTCGCGCATCTGCTGGCGAAAGACGAACCGCATCCCGCCGCCACCGCGCTGCGGCTCGACCGCTTTCGCAGCGGCGCCATCCTCGACGAAAAGGGCCAGGGCGCCCAACCCAACCTGCACTGA
- a CDS encoding class II glutamine amidotransferase, giving the protein MCGIAGLFLKNKALEPQLGAMLHRMLETLSDRGPDSAGFAVFGGGEAGRVKSTLRIAEGADANAVIAQLESRLGALAPVVRSNHVIISVPSDRHDQLHAAIAALAPAVELVGSGARMELYKEVGLPGDVAKRFALSSMSGTHAIGHTRMATESAVTTNGAHPFSTGLDQCLVHNGSLSNHNAVRRTLKGEGLSFATDNDSEVAAGYLTWRMREGASLEQALTQSLDDLDGFYTFVVGTESGFAVLRDPIACKPAVMAETDDYVAFGSEYRALDGLPGIDKARVFEPEPARVYAWERA; this is encoded by the coding sequence ATGTGTGGAATTGCCGGACTGTTCCTGAAGAACAAGGCGCTGGAGCCGCAGCTCGGCGCCATGCTGCACCGCATGCTGGAAACCCTGTCGGACCGCGGGCCTGATAGCGCCGGCTTTGCGGTGTTCGGCGGCGGCGAGGCCGGGCGCGTCAAGTCGACGCTGCGGATCGCGGAAGGCGCCGACGCCAATGCCGTGATCGCGCAGCTGGAAAGCCGGCTCGGCGCGCTCGCCCCGGTGGTCCGCTCCAATCACGTCATCATCTCCGTCCCGTCCGACAGGCACGATCAGCTGCACGCCGCGATTGCCGCGCTGGCGCCCGCCGTCGAACTGGTCGGCTCCGGCGCCCGCATGGAATTGTACAAGGAGGTCGGGTTGCCCGGCGATGTGGCGAAACGTTTCGCGCTGTCGTCGATGTCTGGCACCCACGCCATCGGTCACACCCGCATGGCCACCGAATCTGCCGTCACCACCAATGGCGCGCATCCGTTTTCCACCGGCCTCGACCAGTGCCTTGTGCATAACGGCTCGCTGTCGAACCACAACGCCGTGCGTCGCACCTTGAAGGGCGAGGGCCTCAGCTTCGCCACCGACAATGACAGCGAGGTCGCGGCCGGCTACCTGACCTGGCGGATGCGTGAGGGTGCAAGCCTGGAGCAGGCGCTGACCCAAAGCCTCGATGATCTCGATGGCTTCTATACCTTCGTGGTCGGCACCGAGTCAGGCTTCGCGGTGCTGCGCGATCCCATCGCCTGCAAGCCTGCCGTGATGGCTGAGACCGACGACTACGTCGCCTTCGGTTCGGAGTATCGCGCGCTCGATGGCCTGCCGGGCATCGACAAGGCCCGCGTGTTCGAGCCCGAGCCGGCGCGGGTCTATGCCTGGGAACGTGCCTGA
- a CDS encoding FMN-binding glutamate synthase family protein yields MAGHDQPTHRTLPRFSATFDPHTIVEIQRAAATGIYDIRGGGAKRKLPHFDDLLFLGASISRYPLEGYREKCGTNVLLGTRFAKKPIELKIPITIAGMSFGALSGPAKEALGRGASAMGTSTTTGDGGMTPEERGHSSLLVYQVLPSRYGMNPVDLRRADAIEVVIGQGAKPGGGGMLLGQKITKRVADMRRLPEGIDQRSACRHPDWTGPDDLEIKIEELREITDWQKPIFVKVGASRPYYDTALAVKSGADVVVLDGMQGGTAATQDVFIENVGLPILAAIRPAVQALQDLGLHRKVQLIVSGGIRTGADVAKALALGADAVSIGTAALIALGDNDPRLEDEYRALGTTAGAYDDWHEGRDPAGITTQDPQLAARLDPVLAGRRLANYLAVLTLECQTIARACGKSHVHNLEPEDLVALTVEAAAMAGVPLAGTDWIPGKTY; encoded by the coding sequence ATGGCCGGGCACGACCAACCCACCCATCGCACGCTGCCGCGCTTTTCGGCGACTTTCGACCCGCACACCATCGTCGAGATCCAGCGCGCTGCCGCCACCGGCATCTATGACATCCGCGGCGGCGGCGCCAAGCGCAAGCTGCCGCATTTCGACGACCTGTTGTTCCTGGGCGCGTCGATCTCGCGCTATCCGCTGGAAGGCTACCGCGAGAAGTGCGGCACCAACGTGCTGCTCGGCACGCGCTTTGCGAAGAAGCCGATCGAGCTGAAGATCCCCATCACCATCGCCGGCATGAGCTTCGGCGCGCTGTCGGGACCTGCCAAGGAGGCGCTCGGCCGCGGCGCCTCCGCCATGGGCACGTCGACGACGACCGGCGACGGCGGCATGACGCCGGAAGAGCGCGGCCATTCCTCGCTGCTGGTCTATCAGGTGCTGCCGTCGCGCTACGGCATGAACCCGGTCGACCTGCGCCGCGCCGATGCCATCGAAGTGGTGATCGGGCAGGGCGCCAAGCCCGGCGGCGGCGGCATGCTGCTCGGCCAGAAGATCACCAAGCGCGTCGCCGATATGCGTCGGCTGCCGGAAGGCATCGACCAGCGCTCGGCCTGCCGCCATCCGGACTGGACCGGTCCTGACGATCTCGAGATCAAGATCGAGGAATTGCGCGAGATCACCGACTGGCAGAAGCCGATCTTCGTCAAGGTCGGCGCCTCAAGGCCCTATTACGACACCGCGCTGGCGGTGAAGTCCGGCGCCGACGTGGTGGTGCTCGACGGCATGCAGGGCGGCACGGCCGCCACGCAGGACGTGTTCATCGAGAATGTCGGTCTGCCGATCCTCGCCGCCATCCGGCCGGCCGTGCAGGCGCTGCAGGACCTCGGCCTGCATCGCAAGGTGCAACTGATTGTGTCGGGCGGCATCCGCACCGGCGCCGATGTCGCAAAGGCGCTGGCGCTCGGCGCCGACGCGGTGTCGATCGGCACTGCGGCGCTGATCGCGCTCGGCGATAACGATCCGCGGCTGGAGGATGAATACCGCGCGCTCGGCACCACCGCCGGCGCCTATGACGACTGGCACGAGGGCCGCGATCCCGCCGGCATCACCACGCAGGATCCGCAGCTGGCCGCACGGCTCGATCCGGTGCTGGCCGGCCGCCGCCTTGCCAACTATCTCGCGGTGCTGACGCTGGAGTGCCAGACCATCGCGCGCGCCTGCGGCAAGAGCCACGTCCACAATCTCGAACCGGAAGATCTGGTGGCGCTGACGGTGGAGGCTGCCGCGATGGCTGGCGTGCCGCTTGCAGGCACCGACTGGATACCGGGGAAGACTTACTGA
- a CDS encoding helix-turn-helix domain-containing protein translates to MPSVKAKPKSAKPAARKTAAKAVPAKAGELLTGSNAPAEVASTLESQIGNEVRKLRKELELTVAELSASAGISTGMLSKIETGSISASLGTLNALSTALNVPISRFFRETEERRDCSFVKAGAGVNIERRGTKAGHQYNLLGHSIHGELGVEPYLITLKEDAEPYTNFRHAGVELIYMLSGKVRYRHADQTYLMEPGDALFFDAAARHGPEELIKAPMTYLSVIVYPRRT, encoded by the coding sequence ATGCCGTCCGTGAAGGCCAAACCGAAATCCGCCAAGCCCGCCGCCAGGAAGACGGCAGCGAAGGCTGTGCCCGCCAAAGCCGGCGAGCTGCTGACCGGCTCCAACGCGCCGGCTGAAGTGGCCAGCACGCTGGAATCGCAGATCGGCAACGAGGTGCGCAAGCTGCGCAAGGAGCTCGAACTGACCGTGGCGGAGCTGTCGGCCTCGGCCGGGATTTCCACCGGCATGCTGTCGAAGATCGAGACCGGCAGCATCTCGGCTTCGCTGGGTACGCTGAACGCGCTGTCCACAGCGCTCAACGTGCCGATCAGCCGGTTCTTCCGCGAGACCGAGGAGCGCCGCGACTGCTCCTTCGTCAAGGCCGGAGCCGGCGTCAACATAGAGCGCCGCGGCACCAAGGCCGGCCACCAGTACAATCTGCTGGGCCATTCCATTCACGGCGAACTGGGCGTCGAGCCCTATCTGATCACACTGAAGGAAGACGCCGAGCCCTACACCAATTTCCGCCACGCCGGTGTCGAGCTGATCTACATGCTGTCCGGCAAGGTGCGCTATCGCCACGCCGACCAGACCTATCTGATGGAGCCGGGCGACGCGCTGTTCTTCGACGCCGCGGCGCGGCACGGGCCTGAAGAACTGATCAAGGCACCGATGACCTATCTCTCGGTCATCGTCTATCCCCGCCGCACCTGA
- a CDS encoding protein glxC — protein sequence MTSADLASITLRELNATLHALPADTNETHWLVANPGGKHAIACGLTLPITVEIDGHVGYYCAGMNSEATVLVKGNAGVGIAENMMSGEVRVQGDASQAAGATGNGGLLVIEGNASARCGISMKGIDIVVKGSIGPMSAFMAQAGNLVVLGDAGEALGDSIYEARLFVRGAVKSLGSDCEEKPMTSDDRSVLDAVLAKAGIADVDAGAFRLYGSARKLYHFHVDNVDAY from the coding sequence ATGACATCCGCTGACCTCGCCTCGATCACGCTGCGTGAGCTGAATGCCACCCTGCACGCATTGCCCGCCGACACCAACGAGACCCATTGGCTGGTCGCCAATCCCGGCGGCAAGCACGCCATCGCCTGCGGCCTGACCCTGCCCATCACCGTCGAGATCGACGGTCACGTCGGCTACTACTGTGCCGGCATGAACAGCGAAGCCACCGTATTGGTGAAGGGCAATGCCGGCGTCGGCATAGCCGAGAACATGATGTCAGGCGAGGTGCGGGTCCAGGGCGATGCCAGCCAGGCCGCCGGCGCCACCGGCAATGGCGGGCTGCTCGTCATCGAAGGCAATGCCTCGGCGCGCTGCGGCATCTCCATGAAGGGCATCGACATTGTGGTGAAGGGCTCGATCGGGCCGATGAGCGCCTTCATGGCGCAGGCCGGCAATCTTGTGGTGCTCGGCGATGCCGGCGAGGCGCTCGGCGATTCGATCTACGAGGCGCGGCTGTTCGTGCGCGGCGCGGTGAAGAGCCTCGGCTCCGACTGCGAGGAAAAGCCGATGACATCAGACGATCGCAGCGTGCTCGATGCGGTGCTGGCGAAGGCCGGGATCGCGGACGTCGATGCCGGAGCCTTCCGGCTCTACGGTTCCGCGCGAAAGCTTTATCATTTTCATGTCGACAACGTCGACGCGTATTGA
- a CDS encoding 5-carboxymethyl-2-hydroxymuconate Delta-isomerase — MPHIVIEHSTDGHASFDATTLMQALHEAAAATGVVQAEDLKIRAMSYATYLVAGKRDGFCHVTLSLLEGRTPAQKVALSEALRAAMVRLLPQTKSLSVDIRDMDAVAYKKRLLGQLFTCRTPPSSW, encoded by the coding sequence ATGCCGCATATCGTCATCGAACATTCCACCGACGGCCACGCCTCCTTCGACGCAACGACGCTGATGCAGGCGCTGCACGAGGCGGCGGCGGCCACCGGCGTGGTGCAGGCGGAGGATCTCAAGATCCGCGCGATGTCCTATGCGACCTATCTGGTAGCCGGGAAGCGCGACGGCTTCTGCCACGTGACGCTGTCCCTGCTGGAAGGCCGCACGCCGGCTCAGAAGGTGGCGCTCAGCGAGGCCCTGCGCGCGGCCATGGTTCGGCTGCTGCCCCAGACCAAAAGCCTCAGCGTCGACATCCGCGACATGGATGCGGTGGCCTACAAGAAGCGGCTGCTGGGACAACTGTTCACGTGTCGGACACCACCGTCCTCATGGTGA
- the glnT gene encoding type III glutamate--ammonia ligase has protein sequence MTDLAATAKERGIKNFLIAYTDLFGTLRAKLVPASAINGMMKNGAGFAGFATWLDMTPADPDVLAMPDISSMIQLPWKPEVAWLAADPWMSGKPVEQAPRNTLKRLIAKAGPGMQLKSGVECEFFLISPDGRGIDDTADRQAKPCYDQSALMRRYEVISEISDCMQELGWGPYQSDHEDANGQFEMNWGYDDALVTADRHVFFKYMAKSIAEKHGMRATFMPKPFSHLTGNGCHVHVSLWDGDRNLFEDDKGELGVSALGYHFIGGIIHSADAMAAILNPTVNSYKRINAPRTLSGATWSPNTVTYTGNNRTHMIRIPEAGRFELRLPDGAANPYAMQAAIIAAGLDGIASKRDPGKRLDINMYTDGHTVGDVKRLPLNLLDAIRALEQSELLQQSLGPLVPAYLKLKKQEWDDYARHLTEWERDTTLDC, from the coding sequence ATGACGGATCTGGCGGCGACAGCTAAAGAACGCGGCATCAAGAATTTCCTGATCGCCTATACCGACCTGTTCGGGACACTGCGCGCCAAGCTGGTCCCCGCCAGCGCCATCAACGGCATGATGAAAAACGGCGCGGGCTTTGCCGGCTTCGCCACCTGGCTCGACATGACGCCGGCCGATCCCGACGTGCTGGCGATGCCGGATATCTCGAGCATGATCCAGTTGCCGTGGAAGCCGGAAGTGGCGTGGCTCGCCGCCGATCCGTGGATGAGCGGCAAGCCCGTCGAGCAGGCGCCGCGCAATACCCTGAAACGACTGATCGCCAAGGCCGGACCGGGGATGCAGTTGAAGAGCGGCGTCGAATGCGAGTTCTTCCTGATCTCGCCCGACGGCCGCGGCATCGACGATACCGCCGATCGTCAGGCCAAACCCTGTTACGACCAGTCCGCCCTGATGCGCCGCTACGAGGTCATCAGCGAGATCAGCGACTGCATGCAGGAGCTCGGCTGGGGTCCGTACCAGAGCGACCATGAGGATGCCAACGGTCAGTTCGAGATGAACTGGGGCTATGACGACGCTTTGGTCACCGCCGACCGCCACGTGTTTTTCAAATACATGGCCAAGTCGATCGCCGAGAAGCACGGCATGCGCGCCACCTTCATGCCCAAGCCGTTCAGCCATCTCACCGGCAACGGCTGCCACGTCCACGTCTCCCTGTGGGATGGCGACCGCAACCTGTTCGAGGACGACAAGGGCGAGCTTGGCGTCTCCGCGCTGGGCTATCATTTCATCGGCGGCATCATCCATTCCGCCGATGCCATGGCGGCGATCCTCAATCCCACGGTGAATTCCTACAAGCGCATCAACGCGCCGCGCACCCTGTCCGGCGCCACCTGGTCGCCCAACACGGTGACCTATACCGGCAACAACCGCACCCACATGATCCGCATTCCCGAGGCCGGCCGCTTCGAGCTGCGGCTGCCGGACGGCGCCGCCAACCCCTATGCCATGCAGGCCGCGATCATCGCCGCCGGCCTCGACGGGATCGCCAGCAAGCGCGATCCGGGCAAGCGCCTCGACATCAACATGTACACCGACGGCCACACCGTCGGCGACGTCAAGCGGCTGCCCCTCAACCTGCTCGACGCCATCCGCGCACTGGAGCAGTCCGAGCTGCTGCAGCAGAGCCTGGGGCCGCTGGTGCCGGCCTATCTCAAGCTGAAGAAGCAGGAATGGGACGACTACGCCCGTCATCTTACGGAGTGGGAGCGCGATACTACGCTGGACTGCTAG